A segment of the Ochotona princeps isolate mOchPri1 chromosome 16, mOchPri1.hap1, whole genome shotgun sequence genome:
AAGATCTACATCTACCATGTGTTCCACACTCCTGGTACTGGGCAGCATCCAAGGGAAGTACAAAGTGGACTTCTGGGAGAAACCAGTGCTGAAGTGTTTATTGTGGTACCCACTGATagtggcaggctgtggagtcACCAGAGGTGTTCACTGACTTATGAATTTGTAAAGGATTCTGGCATAGACACACCATGGAGTGTTGTTCACCCTCAAAGAATGGAATCCTCTCATCTGTGGCAATGCGGTTACACGGAGGACTTCATGTTGAAAGAAACAAGTCagccacagaaagacaaacattcaCATACACACTTTGATATATTtctccccaagatttattttttattcatttgaaagacacaattaccaaaacagagggaaagacagtccatgtgctggttcatctcACAAATGGCCACACCAAATGTGGCTATGCCGCTTCGAAGCaaggaacccacacagatgcGGGGCCCACGCTCTTTGCCCAACCTCTGatactttcccaagtgcattagcagggagctggattgaaaggggagcagccaggacacaaactagtgtccacgtggaatgctggcatcacagacagtggcttagttCATTATACCACAGCGTTGAGCCTGCACTTACTTTTAAAACCTAACCAAGTCGATGTCACAGCAGTAGAAAGAACAATAGTAATCACTACAGAGTAATAAAGGTAGGAGTGGTAGACTGCATAATGGCTGGATAACGGTCAGCAAAATGCATACAAAAAAATGGTTCCAGTGTTCTAGACTGTGGAGGGTGTATAACATTGACCTTTAAAAGACTTAGTAGACAAGAGTTCAGAGGCCCATATAGATGTGTTCATTGTTCTAATTTGACGTTGGTATGTGGTACACATTTTTACAGGGTGGTAGGTCCCCAGCACATGATGCTgaatggaaagacagaagaatgagTGAGTGGCACATGAACTTAGAATCCAGTCAACAGCTCTTCTGAGGGTGTGCATGGGTACTTGCCTGTGAGTCCTTCATGCAACCTTGACATGGCAGCTACAGCTCCGCATGATTCTGCTCAGCCCCCATCAGCTCCTGCATCCTCTGGGGCAGATACTTGGTCCAGAACTGGCGCCTGTGGGCCTTTAGGACCCGGCCCACTGCAGGCTGCGTGCTCAGCTGCAGGTATTGTTCTTCCTGGTCCAACATGGGCCAGTGTGGCAGGCCCTCACCATTGGGGTTCCTGTAGATGAGAGATCAGGAAGGAGGGCCATGGGGACTTTGAGCAGCCTGTCTGGGGTCGGGCAAGGCCAGAAGGTGTGGGGGATGGTTTGTAGGAATAGGAGAGCTGCCTCCTTCTCTGATTTCAGCTGCACATAGGGACCTACCAACCCAGGATGTGGTGTCCTCACTCCTACAGGGAACCTCTGAGAATGACATTTCATGGCCAAGTCAAGGTCATAGCCCCAGAgaggtgggagtggggtggggtgtctCACCCGGTGCGAGCAAAGTTGGCCCAGTACTTCATCATCCTCCTactcagcagctcctcctcctgaGTGAGAGTCACTGTAGTGGGGAAGGACACAGGGTCagctcagggcagggcaggcctgcTGTCCCACCATGATCACACTTGTCAGCGCAGATAGAAATGGGCCAGTCTCTATTCTCTCCCCCATCATTCTTGGGGACCCTGTCCTCCCCCTTATCCAACAATCCTTTCCCCAACTCAATCTCTAGATCACTGGACACTcattcacttctggtccaaaagaaaaaaacaaacaaacaaaaccttttttttttctgattctgagAAGCCATTTAAGAAACAAATTCACTTTTGAAACATGGGTCCCTATTCTCAGATGAAACACCTGTCTCCAAGGTTGGCAGAAGAGGAGGGAGTACAGGCTGAAGGCTCTTGCTCTACTCCTGGCACAGCCTTAAGAGCTGTGACATTGAGCACCTGTCCCACTCTCTGTCTGAAGCTTGGTCCCCTCATCTGTGCAGTGCGGGCAATGCTCACTGAGGGACCAGGCCATAGCCACATCTCATCTctagaggaaggagaaagactCACCCTGAGTGCCCCTGAAAAAGTTTCTGAAGATGAGGAGAACCTCATCCCCATGGTCGGCCTTCACATGGGGCGGCTTGGTATCCTGGAAGAAGCTGGGCCTATGCTGGAACTCGTAGAAGTAGACCGAGGAATGGCAACCTGGGTGTTGGAGTGGAGATGGGGCAGAATAGTCACTATCTGGAAACCATCAATCTGAAGCTTTCCTGCCTCGCCCTTGGTGATGAGCTCTCGTCCCCAGCAGAACTAAGTGAGGGAGCAGCACAGAGTGGAACAGGAGCAAGGGAACTAGCCTAGCTTGGGGCATGATCTTGGACTTCAAGCTAGGAGTGTCGCTGAAGCATGCTTACCCATCCCCGACCTCTGTCAGCTAGGGGAGATTCTGCCTCCAGGATCGGCCATGAGGATTGGCTCAGATCAAGGACATCAAGTGCCTGTCACTCAGGGTGGATGGGATGAGACACACCCTACCAGACACTCACGACTCTGAGCTGCCTTCTTGCCAGTCTGGCATTAATCATGGATCAACTCACGCTGCAAATGTGCTACTTGGAGGGCAGGAATCAGGAAGATCAAGTCCCCCATCATCTCCAGGAAGTGGATCTTGAGGGTCTGGGGGTCCTCAGTATCTCCCAGGTACTCCTCCATCAACATGTCCTCAAACTCAGGGGGCAGCATCTAGTCGAGGTGATAGGGAACAGGCAGTGTTAGACAGACTTGGGGAAAGAAAAGCAGTAGGCTCAGGGTAGGGGAGACAGGTCCTAGGCCTCCCTCCTCTGCGCAGGACCCCAGGAGCCTTACCATATGTGCCAATGATCTCTGTACAAAAGTCCTCATGGTCTTTCTGTCTACTTCCTTCTGTGTGGCATAGAGGCCCAGGCTCTGGGTGGTGAGAGGATAGTCTCAAGTGCGGGCTGGAAGATGCTGGAGCCAAGGAGCCTGAGGCCTCCCCACCATGAGTGTTCCCCAGGCACTCACCGAGGGAATGATCCAACCATACTCATCATTGTTCACCCCAATGATGCTGGGCACAGGTTGAAAGTTGGCTGAGGAGAGCAGCTCCAAGGGGTGCTTGGGCAGGAAGGCTCCATCCACCACCCCAGAAATGATCTTGAAGGCCTGAGGGCACATTCAAGTTCAGGAGCATTTTTTGGCTCAGCGTGGGTAATGGGTTCAATGCTGTACTGCGGCTAGAATGGTCTCACTTTTACTTTCCTGCAGGACTGTGAGGTCACCCAGGCATGGAATGGAATTCCCACACTTGGGTCCTTCACCCTGTCCCCATCAGCCCCTGGGAATTTAGCCTGACCTTGGTGATGGTCAACATCTCCTCCTCACTCTTGCCCCGCAGACAAGCCACCAGGGCCTCAGAGTCCCCATGGTCACAGGCAGACAGGTTGGCCACCATCTGTAAAGAGACCACGTAGGTTTTGATTCATCCTTGCAGGGAGGGAGTGAAATTCACCCAAAGCCTTGACAGGAACAGCTGTGTCCCAGCTCTCATGGGACATTGCATGTTGGTTGTGCAGTTTTGATAGTGTCAAAACTTTGCCTATATTCAGAAGTACCAGTCAGGGTGACCAATCAAGGTAACAGCTTGACAGGTTACAGGAAATCTCAGGTTATGTAAATTCTGACCTCTCTGCCCCTCAGCAAGGCCTGGGTAGGCACCAGCTCTGGGGCATCTTGGTGTTCCTTGTCATGCCCAACAAAAAGATAGTAATAGAGGTTTGAGAGACAGGCCAGGGCTTCTATAGTGTCCAGGACTCACCGTGGAGATGGCATCACATGAATTCAAGATGAAGCGGGGCAGCACAGCCACCCCACTCTCCATGATGGCTCCATGGAAAAGTCCTTGCGACATGGGTGACAGCACATGTGAGGACACGCTTATGCCCCCCGCTGACTCGCCAAATATGGTGACCCGGTCAGGGTTGCCTCCAAAGTGGGCGATGTTCTGCTGCACCCAGCgcagtgcagccacttggtccAGGTAGCCCCAGTTGCCACTGGCATGCTGGTCTCCAGTGCTGAGAAGTGTCAGGGACAGGGATGGCAGGGCTGTGTCTGGGATGCTCCTCCCTcagtgcccagcccaggcccaggcccaggctcagGCTCACCTGAAGAATCCCAGGATGCCAAGGCGGTACTGGATGGTGACCACCAGCACGTCCTCGAAGGCTGCCAGGGCAGATCCGTCATACAAAGATGCCATGCCTATAGTCAGGGAACCCCCATGGATCCACACCATCACCTGGGGATATCAGGTTCAATGCCAAGAGGTCACCCCTAAACCTGAAACCCACTTGAGCTGCCACTTTGACTAACCAATGTTTGGTTTTCTGCACCTGCCCATACACAGAACTCTAGTGAGACCGTAGGTCCCAGGCCATGTTTGGGCAGGTGGATAGGCCTCCTTAGTTTTTGTTCAACTTTATGTATCAAAGCCTGGTTCCATTACTTCCCAGAACTCCTTGTGAGGTGCAAAGAGAAGGGATGCCCCTCAGATAGTCCCACAGGaacatggatcagaagtggccaAGGCTCACCTTTTATTTTAACTACCTTACTGTCATCACTCACCCAACGGATTATCCAAAACTAACTCCTTGACAGCCTCCAAGCCCAGGCCTGGGACACATGTGCCTCCAGGTTGCATGGGTGACTCCTAGATCTGACCCAGGGTCACTGCTTCTGACTTCCGGGAGCCTCATCCCCACCCAAGACTATGAGACTCACTCTTAAGGGTCAAGCGCCCTGGGGAAGACCCATGTCTTGGCCTTGGAATTCAGGAGCTTCTCCACAGGTTTGTACTGTAATGTAGCCCATCCTGATCTTATTCATCTCATCATCCGACAGAAGAAACATCCTCCCAGCAAGCTCCCGCTCCCCAGCTGCCCCTGGCCTCCTACTCACAGGCAGCTTGGAGCCCTCATGGGCATGGGCAGGTGTGTAGATGTTGAGGTACAGGCAGTCCTCAGACATGAGAATGGATGGCAGGGTCAGGTTCAACAGCTTCTGAGTCTGGGTATTCATAGCAACCATGTCCTGTAGACAGCTGGGACCACCATGTTAGAAGGTCAGTACGGGAGCCGGCTGGGGCTAAATTACATGCTTGACCCAGATTGTATCCCTGATAACTTGGACCCCTACTGCCCAGCCCCTGTTCACATGTGACATTTCTCCAACAGCTCTTCCCACCGTGACAGAGGGCCCTGAGTTCGAGGAAAGCTGGCATGAATCTCCAAGGAGACCTCAGTGTTATGGATGTGGCTTAGGATCCAACTACTTGGGAAAGCCTTGATTTTAGGGGATCCTTAGAACGGCACTCACTGCTGTATCCTGGTACCCATTCAGGCTTGGCCCCAGGggagcagcccacacagatgctgcatGTCAGGATAGTTGTGACTTCTCGGGGAAGGACAGTGGGACATTCCTCATCCCAAGTGTCCACTCTCACTCAGGGAAGTCTCACCGCTCCAACACAGTCTCCTGCTCTAAGAGAAAAGAGCCAACCAAGGCCCAATGTCACGTGGCTCTGTGGCTTTGGACATGCGTTCTCCAGGCAGCCACCACTGCTGGATTGGAGGCTTCTACAAGCTTCTTGGGCCAACCTGAATTGCACCCAGAGATAGCACTCCCTGGTGGTGGAGTCTCTGCACCCTCCTGAGATCATTGGGAAAATGCACGTGGTGTGAGGGAAAACTGACTTTGGGTGTGGATGAAAGGACAGCTGGGCCACCCCGACCCCAGAGCCAGAAGTTCACTGAACACTCCTGGAAGAGCTCACATGGCTGGATGGGAGGTACCATCCCTCACTCCACTCCAAACTTCGGCAGGTTCAGGAGGTGCAAAGCGCAGTGGCCCCAGAGGTGGCTTGGCAAAGGGAATGCCCAGGAAGGTGTGGACTCCCACGTCGGTGCCTTCCACGTGGACCAGACTCCCCTGCACCTGCCCGGAGTATGTTGTCCTGATGGGGCTTGTGGAGTCCTGGCCTGTGGACAAAGAGGTACAGTCAAGGAGGGCAGCTAGCAGACAGCCCACTAGCTGCCCCTCgttacccccacccccaacttctGGTGTAGCCATCTCTTAGTTGTCCTCAGTTCAGCATTGGTGAGGACCTGATGCACTACAATCACTAGTTTTATCCTGCTTCCTATTTGAAATGCTTCCCCACATACACCCTGCCACCTGTCTGCTGACTCATTGATTCATTTATAAGAAATGCCCACAATAAGTATAtcccagagacagaaagcagatagCTGGAAGCCTGGGAATTGCTTGGGAGGAAAGGTGAATCAGTGTGGTGACTTCTGACTATAAAAGCAAACCTGAACAGGAACACCTAAGAAGGTAGGAGCAACTTTGCAACTGGGAGTAGGCAGAGGTTGCAAGAAGATGAAGCTAGAAAACCCAGCATCACTGTGAATAAAAGGATAAGGGTGACTTTGTTGGTGGCTCAGATGACAAAAGGGATAAGGAAAGAGCTGGAAATTGTCAGACACTGGTCAGGTGTTCTGATCAGAATCCTGATAGAAATGTAGGCAACATGTGGATAAGGTTTACACAGACAATAATGGTTTGTTAGAACTagatggggctggtgcaatggctcaaacgGCTAATTAtccatctccaagtgccagcacccaatatgggcactggttagtatcctggatgctccacttcccattgcgctccctgcctgtgacctaggaaagcagtggagaatagcccaaacccttgggcccctgtacccatgtggaaaacacagaagaagctcctggctcctggctttggatcagctcagctccagttgttgcagctattgggaactgaaccaacagatggaagatctccctctttctgtctctccttctctctgtaaatctgcctttccaataaagataaataaatctttaaagaagaaagaaagaaagaaagaaagaaagaaagaaagaaagaaagaaagaaagaaagaaagaaagaaagaaagaaagaaaaagaaagaggcacCTTTGTCACACAACTGTGCCTGTGCTCTAAGAGATTCATGCTAGAAGAAAGAAGTTGAGGGTGATAATCCAGGATATCTGGTGAAAGAACTTTCTAAGCAAAATTTGAGGAAGGAGCTGCATTGGTATTGGTAGTTGCTCTCAACAAGTTTAATGGTGAGATTCAACACAGGGAACCAGAATGTGAAAGTGAAAAATTCCCAGCCTGTCTGTGTAGAGGGCAAAAAAGTTTGCTTGAGAAAGAATAATGCTAGTGTGACCAAGAACCCACTGGCTTAAGAGATTCCTGTAGGAGAAAGCCAGGGACATTTCTGCAATTGTCTTGGTTATCCTACTTAGCACAGGCCCTTGGAGGGCAGAGTGATTCCAGAGAGTAGTATAGGGTGCTCTTAAAGGCCAGGGTTTCTGCTGAAACTCTGTGACAAACCTAGCCATTGCTCACGAAGACACAAGGGAAGCCATTGGCAGACCTTGGCAGCATCTAGGGGGTGCTAACTTTACAGAATGCAAGTCCTGTGATGGTTGTAGTGGAAAGTCATGGTGATTTCCACCAGGATTTCAAGGGAAAGTTTGGGATCTAAGCTGAGCCTTCCTCCAGGAGAGAATCCCCTGCAAAGATCCACCACTAGAATGCCTGTGAAGCTGTGCAATAAAAATGCtgttcttgggaccctggaacTGTGTAGCCCTGCTCTTCTAAGCCCACTCAGTGTGCAGTACGAGTCCAGGAAAACTGAGGGCACCAGCATGCAACTGGGAagagaggggaaactgaggctgcacAGCCCAAATCTCAGCCTCTTCTATACTGCAGGTTCAATACCGCCCATCATGCACCTGAGCCCACTTCCCCTCATGCACCTGACTCCATGACACTTCCTAGATGCCAATAGGTGCTCTGCACACATATATACCAGGCGGTGTGAAACTCCTAGAGATCTCCACATGTGCTGCAGCCCTGTCTACAACTCTGTCTTCTTTAAACAGTAAATTAGGCTCTGTTCTGGGCAGAGCCTACCAAAGGACAGCACAGAATCTTGCA
Coding sequences within it:
- the LOC101516012 gene encoding cocaine esterase isoform X2 — its product is MGLHQLCTQLGAMACGLLLLLLPGQGQDSTSPIRTTYSGQVQGSLVHVEGTDVGVHTFLGIPFAKPPLGPLRFAPPEPAEVWSGVRDGTSHPAICLQDMVAMNTQTQKLLNLTLPSILMSEDCLYLNIYTPAHAHEGSKLPVMVWIHGGSLTIGMASLYDGSALAAFEDVLVVTIQYRLGILGFFSTGDQHASGNWGYLDQVAALRWVQQNIAHFGGNPDRVTIFGESAGGISVSSHVLSPMSQGLFHGAIMESGVAVLPRFILNSCDAISTMVANLSACDHGDSEALVACLRGKSEEEMLTITKAFKIISGVVDGAFLPKHPLELLSSANFQPVPSIIGVNNDEYGWIIPSSLGLYATQKEVDRKTMRTFVQRSLAHMMLPPEFEDMLMEEYLGDTEDPQTLKIHFLEMMGDLIFLIPALQVAHLQRCHSSVYFYEFQHRPSFFQDTKPPHVKADHGDEVLLIFRNFFRGTQVTLTQEEELLSRRMMKYWANFARTGNPNGEGLPHWPMLDQEEQYLQLSTQPAVGRVLKAHRRQFWTKYLPQRMQELMGAEQNHAEL